The following are encoded in a window of Prevotella melaninogenica genomic DNA:
- the murI gene encoding glutamate racemase, whose amino-acid sequence MTKYSKQPGPIGIFDSGYGGLTILHGIRQLLPEYDYLYLGDNARAPYGSRSFDVVYQFTRQAVMKLFELGCQLVILGCNTASAKALRTIQQNDLPNLDPDRRVLGVIRPTAEVIGKLTRSRHVGVLATEGTIKSDSYNLEIQKLWEDVKVTGVPCPLWVPIIENNEADSPGADYFVKKRIDHIMRLDPEIDTLILGCTHYPILMPKILKHVPRGVRIVPQGEYVAESLQDYFRRHPDMDARCTKNATVKYYTTENPEKFKETARIFLHEQVNVEHVDLE is encoded by the coding sequence ATGACAAAGTATTCTAAACAGCCGGGACCTATCGGTATTTTTGATTCTGGGTATGGTGGACTAACCATTCTGCATGGTATTCGTCAGCTACTCCCCGAATACGACTATCTTTACTTGGGTGATAATGCGCGTGCTCCATATGGTTCACGCTCCTTTGATGTTGTTTATCAGTTCACACGTCAGGCTGTGATGAAACTCTTCGAACTCGGTTGCCAGTTGGTTATCTTAGGTTGTAACACCGCATCTGCCAAAGCACTCCGTACGATTCAGCAGAATGACTTGCCCAATCTTGACCCAGATAGGCGCGTGTTGGGTGTAATTCGCCCTACGGCAGAAGTAATTGGCAAGCTTACCCGCTCACGACATGTAGGTGTGTTGGCAACTGAAGGAACTATTAAGAGTGATAGTTATAACCTTGAAATACAAAAGCTGTGGGAGGATGTAAAGGTAACGGGTGTTCCTTGTCCGCTGTGGGTGCCAATCATTGAGAACAATGAAGCAGACAGTCCCGGTGCTGATTACTTCGTAAAGAAGCGTATCGACCATATCATGCGACTCGATCCAGAGATTGATACGCTCATTCTTGGTTGTACGCATTATCCTATTCTCATGCCGAAGATATTGAAGCATGTGCCACGTGGAGTGCGTATCGTACCACAAGGTGAGTATGTAGCGGAGAGTCTGCAAGACTATTTCCGTCGCCATCCAGATATGGATGCACGTTGTACGAAGAATGCCACAGTGAAGTATTACACCACAGAAAACCCCGAAAAGTTCAAAGAAACTGCACGTATCTTCCTGCATGAGCAGGTTAATGTGGAGCATGTAGACTTGGAATAA
- a CDS encoding right-handed parallel beta-helix repeat-containing protein: MKKLSILFFLSVVMIMAACSDDDTFTTSRSNLLSFSTDTLRLDTTFSNVPTSTKTFWVYNKSGDGLRLTNVRLAQGNQTGFRVNVDGVELSAANGYRVGDLEVRNKDSIQVFVEMTSPFNNAATPQEVVDNLLFTLESGVQQKVNLRVYSWDAELVKGRKITSNTTLTSTKPIVFQDTLKVEAGATLTIPAGTTVYFSQKAALDVYGTLRCEGTADNPVTLRGDRLDKMFKYLPYDRVSGQWQGVRFHKDSYDNVLTHTDIHSTYNGILCDTAMTARTKLTIANSTVHNCQGYGLQAINSKIVAYNSQFSNTLMDCAAFVGGEVTLTHCTFAQFYPFDSNRGVALNFGNHIDNKDYPLQTFHVVNSLVTGYADDVLMANNKEGVTANYHFYNCILRTPKPKDAALLARFTDVIWENNKDYPDGGSKQFLLVDGDKQKYDFHLKKAEKGEKYPAIDAGLALGDIRFATDHDGKQRDNKPDIGCYELIAN; the protein is encoded by the coding sequence ATGAAAAAGTTATCTATATTGTTTTTTCTGTCAGTTGTCATGATCATGGCAGCCTGCTCTGATGATGATACTTTCACAACATCACGGAGCAATCTGCTCTCTTTCTCAACTGACACACTACGACTTGACACCACTTTCTCCAATGTTCCGACATCTACTAAGACTTTCTGGGTGTATAATAAGTCGGGTGATGGCCTGCGATTAACCAATGTACGTCTGGCACAAGGTAATCAAACGGGGTTCCGTGTGAATGTAGATGGTGTGGAACTCTCGGCTGCTAATGGCTATCGAGTAGGCGATTTGGAAGTGCGCAACAAGGATAGTATTCAGGTATTCGTTGAGATGACATCACCTTTTAATAATGCCGCAACACCGCAAGAGGTCGTTGATAATCTTTTGTTTACGCTCGAAAGTGGTGTACAACAGAAGGTAAACTTACGTGTCTACAGTTGGGATGCGGAGTTGGTAAAGGGTCGCAAGATTACATCCAATACTACTTTGACCAGTACAAAACCGATTGTTTTCCAAGATACATTGAAGGTGGAAGCCGGTGCTACACTGACAATCCCTGCCGGAACAACTGTTTACTTCTCTCAAAAAGCAGCGCTTGATGTATACGGAACTCTGCGTTGTGAAGGTACAGCAGACAATCCTGTGACATTGCGTGGCGACCGATTGGATAAGATGTTTAAGTATCTTCCTTACGATCGTGTCAGTGGTCAGTGGCAGGGAGTACGCTTTCATAAGGACAGTTACGATAATGTTCTTACGCATACGGATATCCATTCAACCTATAATGGTATTCTCTGTGATACGGCAATGACAGCACGTACGAAGTTGACGATTGCTAACTCTACTGTTCATAACTGTCAGGGCTATGGCTTACAAGCGATAAACAGTAAGATTGTTGCTTATAACTCTCAGTTCTCTAATACGCTGATGGACTGTGCAGCCTTTGTGGGAGGAGAGGTGACTTTGACACATTGTACCTTCGCACAGTTCTATCCTTTCGATAGTAATCGCGGTGTGGCGTTGAACTTTGGTAATCATATTGACAACAAGGATTATCCTCTTCAGACCTTCCACGTTGTCAACTCGCTTGTGACAGGCTATGCTGATGATGTGCTTATGGCTAATAACAAGGAGGGTGTGACAGCTAATTATCACTTCTATAATTGTATTCTTCGCACGCCAAAGCCTAAAGATGCGGCTCTGTTAGCACGTTTTACAGATGTCATTTGGGAGAATAATAAGGATTATCCGGATGGTGGATCAAAGCAGTTTTTACTCGTAGATGGCGACAAACAGAAGTACGATTTCCATCTAAAGAAGGCTGAAAAAGGTGAGAAGTATCCTGCTATTGATGCAGGACTTGCCCTTGGCGATATTCGTTTTGCAACTGATCATGATGGTAAGCAGCGTGATAATAAACCAGATATCGGCTGTTATGAGCTGATTGCTAATTAA
- a CDS encoding cytidine deaminase, whose product MKTIDISIKIGFCQQDELSEADQHLIQKAVEATGNSYSPYSRFRVGAALLLANGTEVIGANQENAAFPSGLCAERSAIFAAQSVYPDQAVTTLAIAAANEYGLMRDPIVPCGACRQVILEIEDRYKQPIRILLYGTAGIYVINSVKDLLPLQFLGESMK is encoded by the coding sequence ATGAAAACAATAGACATAAGCATCAAGATTGGTTTTTGCCAACAAGATGAACTCTCAGAGGCTGATCAGCACCTCATTCAAAAGGCTGTGGAGGCAACTGGTAACAGTTATTCTCCTTATAGCCGATTCCGTGTTGGCGCAGCGTTGTTGCTTGCTAATGGTACAGAAGTTATTGGAGCCAATCAGGAGAATGCTGCTTTTCCATCAGGCTTATGTGCTGAGCGCTCAGCAATCTTTGCTGCTCAGTCTGTCTATCCAGACCAAGCAGTGACCACACTTGCCATTGCTGCAGCCAATGAGTATGGTTTGATGCGTGACCCGATAGTACCTTGTGGAGCCTGTCGGCAAGTTATTTTAGAAATAGAAGATCGTTATAAACAGCCTATTCGTATCCTTCTTTATGGTACGGCAGGCATATATGTTATCAATAGTGTAAAGGACCTCTTGCCTCTCCAGTTCTTAGGAGAGTCCATGAAGTAG
- a CDS encoding DUF4250 domain-containing protein, with translation MEYLPKDPAILVSSVNMLLRDEEFDSLESLCYNFNEDIDKLKANLREAGYVYSEKQHQFRPIGFDK, from the coding sequence ATGGAGTATTTACCAAAAGACCCAGCAATATTAGTAAGCAGTGTTAACATGCTACTACGTGATGAAGAGTTTGATTCTTTAGAGTCTCTTTGTTACAATTTCAATGAAGATATAGATAAACTCAAAGCCAACTTGCGTGAAGCAGGCTATGTATATAGTGAAAAGCAGCACCAGTTCCGTCCCATTGGATTTGATAAGTAA
- the cysS gene encoding cysteine--tRNA ligase → MQDLVIYNTLHRKKELFQPIAAPNVGMYVCGPTVYGDPHLGHARPAITFDILFRYLKHIGYKVRYVRNITDVGHLEHDADEGDDKIEKKARLEQLEPMEIAQHYTNRYHDAMRSLNVLPPSIEPHATGHIIEQEELVNQILANGYAYESNGSIYFDVEKYDKDHHYGVLSGRNITDMINNSRELAGVGEKRNQIDFALWKRAMPEHIMRWPSPWSDGFPGWHCECTAMGRKYLGDHFDIHGGGMDLIFPHHECEIAQAVASQGDEMVKYWMHNNMITINGQKMGKSLGNFITLEQFFTGEHDTLTQAYSPMTIRFFILSAHYRGTVDFSNEALQAAEKGYERLMNGIEDLARIQPAAASDENTKKFVAGFRQKCYDAMNDDLMTPAVISTLFEACHLVNILIDHKAQISADDLKELTEAMQLFAFDILGLQNERGANNDAREEAYGKVVDMVLDLRAKAKAEKNWAVSDQIRDALAEAGFQVKDTKDGVTWKLDR, encoded by the coding sequence ATGCAAGATTTAGTTATTTACAATACACTGCATCGTAAGAAGGAACTCTTCCAACCGATTGCAGCTCCTAACGTAGGAATGTATGTCTGTGGACCAACTGTTTATGGCGATCCACACCTCGGACACGCACGTCCTGCTATCACCTTTGATATTCTTTTCCGCTATCTTAAACACATAGGGTACAAGGTTCGTTATGTTCGTAACATCACGGACGTGGGCCATTTGGAGCATGATGCTGACGAAGGTGATGACAAGATTGAGAAGAAGGCACGTCTTGAGCAGTTGGAGCCAATGGAGATTGCGCAGCACTATACCAACCGCTATCACGATGCTATGCGTTCGCTCAACGTTCTTCCACCAAGCATCGAACCACATGCAACAGGTCATATCATAGAGCAGGAAGAGTTAGTAAATCAGATTCTTGCCAACGGTTATGCTTATGAAAGCAATGGAAGTATCTACTTTGATGTAGAGAAATACGATAAGGATCACCACTATGGCGTTCTTTCTGGTCGTAACATCACCGACATGATAAACAACTCTCGTGAGTTGGCAGGTGTTGGCGAGAAGCGTAATCAGATTGACTTTGCTCTTTGGAAACGTGCTATGCCAGAGCATATCATGCGTTGGCCATCTCCTTGGAGCGATGGTTTCCCTGGTTGGCACTGCGAGTGTACAGCGATGGGACGCAAGTATTTGGGTGATCACTTTGATATTCATGGTGGCGGTATGGACCTTATCTTCCCTCATCATGAGTGCGAGATTGCACAAGCTGTGGCTTCACAAGGTGATGAAATGGTGAAGTATTGGATGCATAACAATATGATTACCATCAACGGACAGAAGATGGGCAAGTCGCTTGGCAACTTCATTACGCTTGAGCAGTTCTTTACTGGCGAGCATGACACGCTCACACAGGCTTACTCTCCAATGACAATTCGCTTCTTCATCCTCTCTGCTCACTATCGTGGAACAGTAGACTTCTCTAACGAGGCACTACAGGCTGCTGAGAAGGGCTACGAACGTTTGATGAATGGTATTGAGGATTTGGCACGCATTCAGCCTGCTGCTGCGTCAGACGAGAATACAAAGAAGTTTGTTGCTGGCTTCCGTCAGAAGTGCTATGATGCAATGAACGACGACTTGATGACCCCTGCTGTCATCTCAACTCTCTTTGAGGCTTGCCACTTGGTGAACATCCTCATCGATCATAAGGCGCAGATTTCAGCCGACGACCTTAAGGAACTTACTGAGGCAATGCAGCTCTTTGCCTTCGATATTCTCGGTCTTCAGAATGAGCGTGGAGCCAATAACGATGCCCGTGAGGAGGCTTATGGTAAGGTGGTTGATATGGTTCTCGACCTTCGTGCAAAGGCAAAAGCAGAGAAGAACTGGGCTGTTAGCGACCAGATTCGTGATGCTCTCGCTGAGGCTGGCTTCCAAGTTAAGGACACCAAGGACGGTGTTACGTGGAAACTTGACCGATAA
- a CDS encoding glycoside hydrolase family 2 TIM barrel-domain containing protein: MKTRIFITLLLLCHTTLNWAMNQVTELRTWQFSRDSLHWQTVNIPHDWAISGPFDKKWDLQRVAIEQNGEKQATEKSGRSGALPWIGEGWYSHKLTIKKRQRYSRAYLYFDGAMSEPIVYINGKEAGRWAYGYNAFRIDATEYLKEGENTIIVHLNNREESSRWYPGAGLFRPVKLVLMPRLHIDPWDVYIRTTRLDEEGATLSVDAKIDGWDGKEKLIAIAYESKDGPMEKTALTLDPLTGIAHAEMNWKKGKYSVWTPEHPALIHFGIYTRNKGSLALLYTTKTAIRTVSVSKEKGFQLNGVSRKIQGVCLHHDLGPLGAAENKAALIRQIKQMKDMGADAIRTAHNMPSELFVHLCDSLGMMVMAESFDMWLYPKCKNGYARFFKDWSDKDMENLIRHHRNHPSIVMWSIGNEIPEQWSEEGRQIAERLQAICHRLDPSRPVTQGMDQAEAALKSGFAQVMDVPGFNYRVFKYNRNIAQLPAGFLLGTETASTVSSRGVYKFPVRWGVAEADSDGQVSSYDTQWCSWSNLPEEDFIAMEDLPYTIGQFIWTGTDYLGEPTPYDEYWPSRSSYFGTCDLAGLPKDRYYLYRSVWNKKEPTLHLLPHWTWNGREGQVTPVFCYSSYPETELFVNGKSQGRCRKAGKEIQGEAATGKAATPEEAKQRAKRYRMMWDNVVYEPGELKVVAFDEQGKTVDSVSVFTAGKPHKLLLEADKSTCGIPGANLVYITVTMLDEQGNPVPDADNELFFTVSGAGHFKAVCNGDPTSLQSFTEPHMKLFHGKLVVIVEGDKRKGDITLTVHDKEMKISRNIIIHNTGNALQVHDQ, translated from the coding sequence ATGAAAACGAGAATCTTCATCACCCTCCTACTCCTCTGTCATACAACCCTCAACTGGGCTATGAACCAAGTAACAGAACTTCGTACTTGGCAGTTCTCACGTGATAGTCTACATTGGCAGACCGTGAATATCCCCCATGACTGGGCTATCAGTGGTCCCTTCGACAAGAAATGGGACTTACAACGTGTGGCAATAGAACAGAACGGCGAGAAACAGGCTACTGAAAAGAGCGGTCGCAGTGGTGCGTTACCATGGATAGGTGAAGGCTGGTACAGCCATAAACTTACAATAAAGAAGCGCCAGAGATACTCTCGCGCCTATCTTTACTTTGATGGTGCGATGTCAGAACCCATCGTTTACATCAACGGAAAGGAAGCAGGAAGGTGGGCATACGGCTATAATGCCTTTCGTATTGATGCTACGGAATATCTAAAGGAAGGCGAAAACACGATAATTGTTCACCTCAACAATCGTGAAGAAAGCTCACGATGGTATCCCGGAGCGGGACTTTTCCGCCCTGTAAAACTCGTCCTTATGCCTCGATTGCATATCGATCCGTGGGATGTCTATATACGTACAACACGCCTCGATGAGGAGGGTGCCACACTTTCCGTCGATGCAAAGATTGACGGATGGGACGGTAAAGAGAAACTGATAGCTATTGCCTACGAAAGTAAGGACGGACCAATGGAAAAGACCGCTCTGACGCTTGACCCGCTTACTGGTATTGCCCACGCCGAAATGAACTGGAAGAAAGGTAAATACAGTGTATGGACCCCAGAGCATCCTGCCCTCATACACTTTGGTATCTACACCCGAAACAAGGGTAGCTTGGCTCTCCTTTACACCACGAAGACTGCTATCCGCACCGTTTCCGTCTCAAAGGAAAAGGGCTTTCAGCTTAATGGTGTCAGCAGAAAGATACAAGGTGTATGCCTGCATCACGACCTCGGACCACTCGGAGCTGCCGAAAACAAAGCCGCACTGATACGACAGATAAAACAGATGAAGGATATGGGTGCAGACGCCATACGCACCGCTCACAATATGCCTTCAGAACTCTTCGTACACCTTTGTGACTCTTTAGGAATGATGGTAATGGCTGAAAGTTTTGATATGTGGCTCTATCCTAAGTGTAAGAACGGCTACGCACGATTCTTTAAGGACTGGTCTGACAAGGATATGGAGAACCTCATAAGACATCACCGCAACCATCCAAGTATCGTGATGTGGAGTATCGGAAACGAAATACCCGAACAGTGGAGCGAAGAAGGACGACAGATTGCCGAAAGACTACAGGCTATCTGCCACCGCTTAGACCCCTCACGCCCTGTTACACAGGGTATGGACCAAGCGGAAGCAGCCTTGAAATCAGGCTTTGCACAGGTGATGGATGTGCCAGGATTCAACTATCGTGTCTTTAAATACAACCGCAACATAGCACAACTGCCCGCAGGCTTTCTCTTAGGGACTGAGACTGCCTCAACCGTCTCAAGCCGTGGAGTATACAAGTTTCCTGTACGCTGGGGCGTAGCAGAGGCTGACAGCGACGGACAGGTCTCAAGCTACGACACACAATGGTGTTCATGGAGCAACCTACCGGAAGAAGACTTCATCGCTATGGAGGACCTCCCTTATACGATCGGACAGTTTATATGGACTGGAACAGACTACCTTGGAGAGCCAACTCCCTACGATGAGTACTGGCCCAGCCGTAGCAGCTACTTTGGTACTTGCGATCTCGCAGGACTACCTAAGGACCGCTACTACCTCTACCGGTCGGTCTGGAACAAGAAAGAACCAACGCTTCACCTCCTCCCCCACTGGACGTGGAACGGACGTGAGGGACAGGTGACACCTGTCTTCTGCTACTCAAGCTATCCGGAGACGGAACTCTTCGTCAATGGAAAGTCACAGGGACGATGTAGAAAGGCTGGAAAAGAGATACAGGGTGAGGCTGCTACAGGAAAAGCCGCTACACCAGAAGAAGCCAAACAACGTGCTAAACGCTATCGAATGATGTGGGATAACGTTGTCTATGAGCCTGGAGAGCTGAAGGTTGTGGCATTTGATGAACAGGGCAAAACGGTTGATTCCGTTTCTGTGTTCACTGCAGGGAAACCCCATAAGCTACTGCTTGAAGCCGACAAATCTACCTGTGGCATCCCTGGTGCCAACCTTGTTTACATCACCGTTACAATGCTTGACGAGCAGGGTAATCCCGTTCCCGATGCTGACAACGAACTCTTCTTCACCGTGTCAGGTGCCGGTCATTTCAAAGCCGTATGCAATGGTGATCCAACTTCATTGCAGTCATTCACCGAACCACATATGAAACTCTTCCACGGCAAGCTTGTCGTCATTGTGGAAGGAGATAAAAGGAAGGGAGATATTACGCTGACTGTACATGACAAGGAGATGAAAATCAGCAGAAATATCATCATCCATAATACTGGAAATGCACTGCAAGTGCACGACCAGTAA